The nucleotide window CGGCTGATCATAGTTGCCTCAGATTGGATTGCGGACGAACCTGCTCGGTCGATTCGCGGCATCAGAAGATTCGGGCGGGGCCCTCGGCCCGCACCGGCGCATCGTCGCGCCGCCCGCCACCCACCGCGTAGGATGCGAACAGCGACAGCAGTGGTCGTGCGGTGCGCCGGCGGCTCTGCTGCGTGAAGGCTGGGTCCGCGATCCGGAAGGCGAGGCGGTCGCTCCGCAGCGGATCGATCAGCCGCAGCGTCACCCGACTCCGGTCGCCGGCGAGCTGCTGGGTCAGCGCCAGTTCGGTCGTGAACGCGGGCCGGATCTCACCTTGTTCGATTGCCTGGGCGGTCCGACCGTAGGCATAGACCTGTGCCGTGGTGTTTCCGGTTACCCGGACATCGATCGTCAGTCGCGCCGTGGCATACACCCCGCTGCTGCCGAACCCGTCGCCCGTCGTCGCCAGGTGGGCGACACCGCCCGCCAGCGTCACGATGGCGCTCTCAGTCAGCTGTGCCCGCACGCTGCCATCGGCGCCGATGGCGTGCATCCGCACCAGGTTCTCCAGCCTGGTCGTCGTGCCGCCGCTCGCCGTTGCTCGCTTGATCTGGCGAACCGGATCTCGGGTCCAGCGGACGTACGGTGTCAGTTGCAGCGACTGGCGCTGGCGGTGCCACTCGATACCGACCTCGAGCTGATCCGAGATCTCCGGCAACAGGGACGGGTTGCCGACGACTGCATTCATGTCGTCCCCTCCCATGGAGAACGGATTCAGCATCTCCGCATTCGGCCGAGTGATCCGACGGCCGTAGGCGACGCGAGAGACGAGGCCGCGCCGCGCGTCGGCCCATTCACCGCGAATGCTGGGAAAGGCGCGCACCGCGGTCCGGGCGGTGGCGGCGTCGAGCTGGAGTCGGGTTCGGTCCGCCTCCACCCGCAGCCCCGCCTCCGCCCGCCCGCCACCGATGGAGCGATGCGCGGTGAGGTAGCCGGCGTGCAGATCCATGTCGTAGCGATAGTCCTGCGACACGGTCGCATCGAAGTGGGTCGCCGTGTGAGTGGCCGTGACGGTGCGGGAGCGCAGCTCCTGTCCGACCTCTGCCTCGATGCCCGTGAAACGCAGGTGGAGATCGTTGCGCAGACTGCGCTCGCGCTGGCGCGAGACCATTACACTGCCCAGGTACTGGTAGCCTGCCTCCTCGTCGGTGTAGGCACCATGGTAGTCCTCGCGCACGACGCTGGCGCGCGCATCGGTCGTGAGGCGCGCGACCCCTCGCTCGAGGCGGATCACGGCGCTGAGCTCGCCGGATGGAATCGAGTGACTCAGCCGGCTGCCGGTCGAGCTCGTTCCGGTATTGCCGGCCGTATTGGTGTACACGAAGGCGGAGCTGTTGCGCGCAGCGCCCTCCATCCATGCGTAGGCGCCGCGCACCGCCACGGAGGTGGTCGGCGTCGGCGCGATGGCTGTACCCGCCAG belongs to Gemmatimonadales bacterium and includes:
- a CDS encoding TonB-dependent receptor translates to MTRIVAARGRAGSAAIAAVGGALVAIVTPAMAQHEHHGIPGGAQVVLTGTARSAAGAPLVGALVQLLHGFGADERLVTTALTDTKGGFAVRAGAGSYTLQISYPGHEPHRQQVTLATTPVTVGSIHLALGPTVLDEVTAQAERVAVELRSGVTVVNVDASAAAGGNMADLLRTIPGIEFDADGRLSMRGSTDVLVLMNGRRIALTGDALVAFLRQMPAAALERVEAGTTVPAGHGADGAAGVVNLVLRTDPGRRTSMRSVAVSMATGDHYLGSAAAAGDAGNALRWDAMYSLSSLRHRADSRTERWSLVPGDLALHTDQSSRGDETHRLHSVLAGTAIAPTPTTSVAVRGAYAWMEGAARNSSAFVYTNTAGNTGTSSTGSRLSHSIPSGELSAVIRLERGVARLTTDARASVVREDYHGAYTDEEAGYQYLGSVMVSRQRERSLRNDLHLRFTGIEAEVGQELRSRTVTATHTATHFDATVSQDYRYDMDLHAGYLTAHRSIGGGRAEAGLRVEADRTRLQLDAATARTAVRAFPSIRGEWADARRGLVSRVAYGRRITRPNAEMLNPFSMGGDDMNAVVGNPSLLPEISDQLEVGIEWHRQRQSLQLTPYVRWTRDPVRQIKRATASGGTTTRLENLVRMHAIGADGSVRAQLTESAIVTLAGGVAHLATTGDGFGSSGVYATARLTIDVRVTGNTTAQVYAYGRTAQAIEQGEIRPAFTTELALTQQLAGDRSRVTLRLIDPLRSDRLAFRIADPAFTQQSRRRTARPLLSLFASYAVGGGRRDDAPVRAEGPARIF